A single Brevundimonas sp. M20 DNA region contains:
- a CDS encoding peptidyl-prolyl cis-trans isomerase — translation MRSSRVLFPLLMALALTVAACGRGGGSDRPPEPGDRAVARVQDETIWASDVKREAVAQGLVGEGEPLDVSSALFRRVLDEVIDQKLLAREAERRGLDNSPLAQRRLAATRERILGDMLVETVVNDRISDKKIEEIYQGQLNLARTSEEVRTRLILSRTRAEADAVVGVLGQGAAFEAVAMERSIDDATRFSGGDLGYLTPDVMPEAYRNALRDRPAGSTVGPFQTEGGWAVLRVEDRRRETPPTMDQARPQIVRYLTYEGVRQLLEDLRGKASVDVLLGGDGATSQEPASAPPADAPAPNSPATPVPAKAR, via the coding sequence ATGAGGTCTTCCCGCGTCCTGTTTCCCCTGCTGATGGCGCTTGCGCTGACGGTCGCCGCCTGCGGCCGGGGCGGCGGTTCGGATCGCCCGCCGGAGCCCGGTGATCGCGCCGTGGCCCGGGTTCAGGACGAGACCATCTGGGCCTCTGACGTGAAGCGTGAGGCCGTGGCGCAGGGTTTGGTGGGCGAGGGCGAGCCTCTGGATGTGTCCTCCGCCCTGTTCCGGCGTGTTCTCGATGAAGTGATCGACCAGAAGCTTCTGGCTCGCGAGGCCGAGCGTCGGGGGCTGGACAATTCACCGCTGGCCCAGCGCCGGCTGGCTGCGACCCGTGAGCGCATCCTCGGCGACATGTTGGTCGAGACCGTGGTCAACGACCGGATCTCGGACAAGAAGATCGAGGAGATTTATCAGGGTCAGCTCAATCTGGCCCGGACCTCCGAGGAGGTGCGCACGCGGCTGATCCTGTCGCGCACCCGCGCCGAAGCCGACGCCGTCGTCGGCGTGCTGGGGCAGGGCGCCGCCTTCGAAGCCGTGGCCATGGAGCGTTCGATTGACGACGCCACCCGTTTTTCAGGCGGTGATCTCGGCTACCTGACACCGGACGTCATGCCGGAGGCCTACCGAAACGCCCTGCGCGACCGGCCTGCGGGATCGACCGTCGGCCCGTTCCAGACGGAGGGCGGCTGGGCTGTCCTGCGGGTCGAGGATCGCCGTCGAGAAACCCCGCCGACCATGGATCAGGCCCGCCCGCAGATCGTGCGCTACCTGACCTATGAGGGCGTGCGTCAGCTGCTGGAGGACCTGCGCGGCAAGGCGTCGGTTGATGTGCTGCTGGGCGGCGACGGGGCGACGTCGCAGGAACCCGCTTCCGCCCCTCCGGCCGACGCGCCCGCACCGAATTCTCCCGCCACTCCAGTTCCCGCCAAGGCCCGATGA